Proteins from a genomic interval of Shewanella seohaensis:
- a CDS encoding PilZ domain-containing protein, which produces MDERRKFSRILFAASASVHQGDKQWQTTILDLSLNGALVDEPAGFSHSGEPITLSFTLPGSDIELQMETELVHQRNQQLGLKCNFIDVDSISHLKRIVELNLGDASILNRELALFIEKHNSAD; this is translated from the coding sequence ATTGATGAAAGACGAAAGTTCTCGCGGATCCTCTTTGCCGCTAGCGCATCGGTACACCAAGGCGATAAACAGTGGCAAACCACCATACTCGACCTCAGCCTAAATGGCGCACTAGTGGACGAACCTGCCGGATTTAGCCATTCAGGTGAGCCTATCACCCTGAGTTTTACCTTGCCGGGCTCGGATATTGAGCTGCAAATGGAAACCGAGTTAGTGCATCAACGCAACCAGCAACTGGGCCTGAAATGTAACTTTATCGATGTTGACAGCATCAGCCACCTCAAACGCATCGTTGAGCTGAACCTAGGCGATGCGTCGATACTGAATCGTGAATTAGCGCTATTTATCGAAAAACACAACAGCGCCGATTAA